The segment CGAAAGTCTGCCAAAACGGTTGGCACAGTTATTGGTAATTACCATCCACACGGTGATTCTTCCGTTTATGAAGCGATGGTCCGCCTGAGCCAAGATTGGAAGATTAGAAACGTATTAATTGAGATGCATGGAAACAATGGAAGTATTGACGGGGATTCAGCAGCAGCTATGCGGTATACGGAAGCGCGGCTTGGGCGTATTGCTTCAGAACTGTTGAAAGATATTGATAAAGAAACAGTTGATTTCTTTCCTAATTTTGACGAAACAAGCGAAGAACCAGTTGTATTACCTGCTAAATTCCCCAATTTGTTGGTTAATGGATCAACAGGAATCTCTGCAGGATATGCAACGGATATCCCCCCACACAATTTAGCTGAAGTAATCGATGCAGTTATTATGAAGATGGATAAACCCGATGTTACTGTTGATGACTTGATGGAAGTAATTCAAGGACCTGATTTTCCTACAGGTGGCATTATTCAGGGTGTGGATGGAATAAAGAAAGCCTATGAAACTGGTCGTGGCAAAGTGATAAATCGAAGCAGGGCGAAAGTTGAAGAAGTACGCGGGAACCGTCAGCAAATCGTTATTGAAGAAGTGCCTTATGAAGTAAATAAAGCAACTATGGTTAAAAAAATTGATGAGCTTCGAATTGATCGTAAAGTAGAAGGAATTGCCGAAGTTCGGGATGAAACCGATCGAACAGGTCTGCAAATTGTTATTGAATTGAAAAAAGATGCAGATAGTGAAGGTGTTTTAAATTATTTATATAAAAACACTGATTTGCAGGTAACATATAATTTCAATTTAGTGGCTATAAAGGATAAGACACCTACATTATTGTCTTTACCACAAATACTTGATGCATATATTAACCATCAGAAGGAAGTTGTAACAAGGCAGACAACGTTTGATTTAAAAAAAGCAAAAAACCGTTCTCATATTGTAGAAGGACTGATTAAGGCCATCTCCATATTGGATGAACTGATCGTTACAATTCGTGAATCTAAAGATAAACAAGACGCCAAAAAGCGGATTATAGCTAAATATGATTTTACCGAAGCACAGGCAGAAGCTATTGTCATGCTGCAACTATACCGTTTAACAAATACAGATATTACATTGCTTGAAAAAGAAGCTGAAGAATTACGAAACAAAATAACAGAACTGGAAGCTATTTTGGCAAGTGAAAAAAGACTTTATCAAACAATCAAAAAAGATTTAAAGCAAATCAAGAAAACATTTTCGGATAAACGAAGAACAAGTATTGAAGATAAAATCGAGGAGTTAACGTTTAATATTGAAGTGACCGTTGCAAGTGAAGATGTGCTTGTTTCGATTACAAGAGATGGATATCTCAAACGAACTAGTTTGAGATCCTACGGAGCATCAAATGGTGACGACATGGCCATTAAAGATAAGGATCACCTAGTAGGACTGATGGAGTTAAATACGACAGATAAAATATTGCTTTTCACAAGCAAAGGACATTACATACTCCTCCCAGTACACCACTTATCGGATATACGTTGGAAGGATATTGGTCAGCATATATCGAATATTGTTTCGATAGCAAAAGATGAGCATATTATTCAGTGTATTCCTGTTCGTGAATTTGAAGAAGGTAACACCCTCATTTTCTTTACTAAAAACGGTATGATAAAACGAAGCGAATTTAAACTATATGATGCCCAAAGATATGCAAAAGCATTAATCGCGTTAAACCTCAAGAA is part of the Virgibacillus sp. NKC19-16 genome and harbors:
- the parC gene encoding DNA topoisomerase IV subunit A; protein product: MAQPEKFMDLPLEEVIGDRFGRYSKYIIQDRALPDARDGLKPVQRRILYAMHEEKNTHDKHFRKSAKTVGTVIGNYHPHGDSSVYEAMVRLSQDWKIRNVLIEMHGNNGSIDGDSAAAMRYTEARLGRIASELLKDIDKETVDFFPNFDETSEEPVVLPAKFPNLLVNGSTGISAGYATDIPPHNLAEVIDAVIMKMDKPDVTVDDLMEVIQGPDFPTGGIIQGVDGIKKAYETGRGKVINRSRAKVEEVRGNRQQIVIEEVPYEVNKATMVKKIDELRIDRKVEGIAEVRDETDRTGLQIVIELKKDADSEGVLNYLYKNTDLQVTYNFNLVAIKDKTPTLLSLPQILDAYINHQKEVVTRQTTFDLKKAKNRSHIVEGLIKAISILDELIVTIRESKDKQDAKKRIIAKYDFTEAQAEAIVMLQLYRLTNTDITLLEKEAEELRNKITELEAILASEKRLYQTIKKDLKQIKKTFSDKRRTSIEDKIEELTFNIEVTVASEDVLVSITRDGYLKRTSLRSYGASNGDDMAIKDKDHLVGLMELNTTDKILLFTSKGHYILLPVHHLSDIRWKDIGQHISNIVSIAKDEHIIQCIPVREFEEGNTLIFFTKNGMIKRSEFKLYDAQRYAKALIALNLKKDDELVNVYQTNGQSDVFLVSNKGYGLWYNESEVSLVGQRAAGVKAMQLKDDEYVVSGQVLDASQDPSIVVLTQRGACKRMKLKEFEKTSRAKRGQALLKELKKKPHRVKGFFIVEEKDTLYFQTTNGETHSIFPLELSTSSRTSNGSFILDADNQGEVTEVWREEKYRKPFGESME